A section of the Apodemus sylvaticus chromosome 10, mApoSyl1.1, whole genome shotgun sequence genome encodes:
- the Samd14 gene encoding sterile alpha motif domain-containing protein 14 isoform X2 produces the protein MLKMTDAGDLDLAVPETTRLDSSLHKARAQLLAKGRRHRPSRSRLRDSASSAEDGEGSDGPGGKVTDGCGSPLHRLRSPLHSGPGSPASGSFCLEPPGLRRSLDEDEPPPSPLARYRPLHNAASHEGLAATSGSPPRSAPSSDSSPSFVRRYPRAEPHSEDDSRDASPPEPASPTIGLDKKTRRKFLDLGVTLRRASTSKSRKEKSSNRLSMGSRESVEGSGRTGSSPFLPFSWFTDSGKGSASSGSTTSPTCSPKHEGFSPKKSASQESTLSDDSTPPSSSPKIPGGPRQDTKCSYPYHTLSQSSDEFPDESLPAVQHWTSQQVGQWLHSLNLEHYAAEFAARQVAGPQLLQLDGSKLKSLGLSNSHDRALVKRKLKELAAAAEKERKAQEKTARQREKLRRREHEAKKS, from the exons ATCTGGACTTGGCTGTACCAGAGACCACCAGACTGGACAGCAGCCTACACAAAGCCAGGGCTCAGCTGCTGGCCAAGGGCCGGAGACACCGGCCTTCCCGTTCCAGGCTACGTGACAGTGCCAGCTCTGCTGAGGACGGTGAAGGCTCTGATGGGCCCGGAGGCAAG GTGACCGACGGCTGCGGTAGCCCGCTGCACCGGCTGCGCTCGCCTCTGCACTCGGGTCCGGGCTCCCCAGCCAGTGGCTCTTTCTGCCTGGAGCCCCCGGGCTTGAGGCGCAGTCTGGATGAGGACGAGCCGCCGCCCTCGCCACTTGCTCGGTACCGGCCCCTGCACAACGCCGCCTCGCATGAGGGCCTGGCCGCCACCTCCGGTTCGCCACCACGCTCTGCACCCTCCTCCGACAGCTCCCCCAGCTTTGTGCGTCGCTACCCTCGAGCAGAGCCGCACAGCGAAG ATGACAGCCGAGATGCCAGCCCCCCTGAGCCTGCCAGCCCCACCATTGGCTTGGATAAGAAGACTCGTAGGAAATTCCTGGACCTGGG GGTCACTCTCCGCCGAGCGTCCACCAGTAAGAGCCGGAAGGAGAAGAGTAGCAACCGCCTGTCTATGGGCAGCAG GGAGTCTGTGGAAGGCTCTGGAAGGACAGGAAGCTCTCCGTTCCTGCCCTTTTCCTGGTTCACAGACAGCGGCAAGGGTTCTGCATCCTCTGGGAGCACCACCTCCCCAACCTGTTCCCCCAAACACGAGGGCTTCAGCCCCAAGAAGTCAGCTTCCCAG GAATCTACCCTGAGCGATGACTCCACACCCCCCAGCAGCAGCCCCAAGATCCCCGGTGGTCCTCGACAGGACACCAAGTGCTCCTATCCCTACCACACGCTGTCCCAGTCTTCAGACGAG TTCCCGGATGAGTCCCTCCCTGCAGTACAACACTGGACCAGCCAGCAGGTGGGCCAGTGGCTACACAGCCTCAACCTGGAACACTATGCCGCCGAGTTTGCTGCCCGGCAGGTGGCCGGGCCCCAGCTCCTGCAGCTGGACGGAAGCAAGCTGAAG AGCCTGGGGCTTAGCAATTCGCATGACCGGGCCCTGGTGAAGCGGAAGTTGAAGGAGCTGGCAGCGGCTGCTGAGAAGGAACGGAAGGCGCAGGAGAAGACCGCGCGGCAGCGGGAGAAGCTGCGGCGCCGCGAGCACGAGGCCAAGAAGAGCTAG
- the Samd14 gene encoding sterile alpha motif domain-containing protein 14 isoform X1, with protein MASSKLREPVDEVFDLDLAVPETTRLDSSLHKARAQLLAKGRRHRPSRSRLRDSASSAEDGEGSDGPGGKVTDGCGSPLHRLRSPLHSGPGSPASGSFCLEPPGLRRSLDEDEPPPSPLARYRPLHNAASHEGLAATSGSPPRSAPSSDSSPSFVRRYPRAEPHSEDDSRDASPPEPASPTIGLDKKTRRKFLDLGVTLRRASTSKSRKEKSSNRLSMGSRESVEGSGRTGSSPFLPFSWFTDSGKGSASSGSTTSPTCSPKHEGFSPKKSASQESTLSDDSTPPSSSPKIPGGPRQDTKCSYPYHTLSQSSDEFPDESLPAVQHWTSQQVGQWLHSLNLEHYAAEFAARQVAGPQLLQLDGSKLKSLGLSNSHDRALVKRKLKELAAAAEKERKAQEKTARQREKLRRREHEAKKS; from the exons ATCTGGACTTGGCTGTACCAGAGACCACCAGACTGGACAGCAGCCTACACAAAGCCAGGGCTCAGCTGCTGGCCAAGGGCCGGAGACACCGGCCTTCCCGTTCCAGGCTACGTGACAGTGCCAGCTCTGCTGAGGACGGTGAAGGCTCTGATGGGCCCGGAGGCAAG GTGACCGACGGCTGCGGTAGCCCGCTGCACCGGCTGCGCTCGCCTCTGCACTCGGGTCCGGGCTCCCCAGCCAGTGGCTCTTTCTGCCTGGAGCCCCCGGGCTTGAGGCGCAGTCTGGATGAGGACGAGCCGCCGCCCTCGCCACTTGCTCGGTACCGGCCCCTGCACAACGCCGCCTCGCATGAGGGCCTGGCCGCCACCTCCGGTTCGCCACCACGCTCTGCACCCTCCTCCGACAGCTCCCCCAGCTTTGTGCGTCGCTACCCTCGAGCAGAGCCGCACAGCGAAG ATGACAGCCGAGATGCCAGCCCCCCTGAGCCTGCCAGCCCCACCATTGGCTTGGATAAGAAGACTCGTAGGAAATTCCTGGACCTGGG GGTCACTCTCCGCCGAGCGTCCACCAGTAAGAGCCGGAAGGAGAAGAGTAGCAACCGCCTGTCTATGGGCAGCAG GGAGTCTGTGGAAGGCTCTGGAAGGACAGGAAGCTCTCCGTTCCTGCCCTTTTCCTGGTTCACAGACAGCGGCAAGGGTTCTGCATCCTCTGGGAGCACCACCTCCCCAACCTGTTCCCCCAAACACGAGGGCTTCAGCCCCAAGAAGTCAGCTTCCCAG GAATCTACCCTGAGCGATGACTCCACACCCCCCAGCAGCAGCCCCAAGATCCCCGGTGGTCCTCGACAGGACACCAAGTGCTCCTATCCCTACCACACGCTGTCCCAGTCTTCAGACGAG TTCCCGGATGAGTCCCTCCCTGCAGTACAACACTGGACCAGCCAGCAGGTGGGCCAGTGGCTACACAGCCTCAACCTGGAACACTATGCCGCCGAGTTTGCTGCCCGGCAGGTGGCCGGGCCCCAGCTCCTGCAGCTGGACGGAAGCAAGCTGAAG AGCCTGGGGCTTAGCAATTCGCATGACCGGGCCCTGGTGAAGCGGAAGTTGAAGGAGCTGGCAGCGGCTGCTGAGAAGGAACGGAAGGCGCAGGAGAAGACCGCGCGGCAGCGGGAGAAGCTGCGGCGCCGCGAGCACGAGGCCAAGAAGAGCTAG